The DNA segment AAGAACTAGTAAAAATTTATGACTTAAACATAAGTGATGTAAAAGGCTTATCAAAGCTTTATACAAATGCTGATCTTAATTTTGAAATTAAAGATAGAATATCGTTAGATGATACATTCTTTGAAATTATTAAGATTGATTCTAGCGTTGGCTATCAGACACTAATTTTAAGGAATATCAAATGGATATAGACATTGAACTTGAAATTGGTTGGTTTGATGTACGTTCAAAAGAAGCACGTATGCATGAAAAGGGAAGTCATAAACTTCCAATACGTAAACATTTAACCAAAATAGCCAATTTATCTGAATTTCAAGAATATGTTAATACCGATTACATGAGAAGTGAATTTAATAAGAGCATAGAGAATGGCATGAATGCATTTGGAATTGCATTTATCAATTACTATAAGAATTATGTCTTATCATCTAAAATTACGCCTAAACTATCTCCAAAAACAATTGCTTTAAAGAGAAATAAAGGAAGCAAAACTCCAGAAATACCACTTATTGATACAGGACTTATGCTTAATTCAATTGAATATAGGATAAATAAATGATTCTAGATATTACTACTGTTGAAAAATGCTTAATATCAACTCTAAAAGAGTTT comes from the Borrelia hispanica CRI genome and includes:
- a CDS encoding DUF1506 family protein: ELVKIYDLNISDVKGLSKLYTNADLNFEIKDRISLDDTFFEIIKIDSSVGYQTLILRNIKWI